Proteins encoded by one window of Leishmania infantum JPCM5 genome chromosome 32:
- a CDS encoding long chain polyunsaturated fatty acid elongation enzyme-like protein: MLSVEQAEQIAAAIEVPDWVLTKSAALVYSCFGTAADAFESSIKINFPAQHAFVEAWMRARSHPFAVRLPYLNPWHGIASILAYLSLIVTLRLLYRVLGKFSCRTLGLVHNLGLHLLSLYMSLGLMISARAAGYSLWNNAAGTSPAEWRIAKLIWLFYVSKVVEWLDTVIMLLKQNYRQVTFLHVYHHTTVFVLWWLASLVAPGGESYYSAMVNSGVHVFMYGYYFFTLLFPSGIVRDVLSKFKFVITKGQMWQFVFNCLQSTYDLVWVPREELKYSAVLLQILFWYMISLLALFGNFLVKNKNFSHRRRVDAATGSGAKEDTAGRSYGDRTHGTRVKVGITNMQLETLKNEKVAELKRLMHKNGNGNGQKASLEATAGSR; encoded by the coding sequence ATGCTCTCTGTGGAGCAGGCAGAGCAGATCGCGGCCGCGATCGAGGTACCTGACTGGGTCTTGACAAAGTCTGCGGCACTCGTGTATAGCTGcttcggcaccgccgccgatgctTTTGAAAGCAGTATCAAGATCAACTTCCCGGCGCAGCATGCGTTCGTGGAGGCGtggatgcgtgcgcgctccCACCCTTTTGCGGTGCGCCTGCCGTACCTGAATCCGTGGCACGGGATCGCCTCGATCCTGGCCTACCTGTCCTTGATTGTCACCTTGCGCCTGCTGTATCGCGTACTCGGTAAGTTCTCGTGTCGCACCCTCGGGTTGGTGCACAACCTCGGTCTCCATCTTCTCTCCTTGTACATGAGCCTTGGTCTCATGatcagcgcgcgcgccgcggggTACTCGCTCTGGAACAACGCGGCCGGCACCTCCCCGGCCGAGTGGCGCATTGCGAAGCTGATCTGGCTCTTCTATGTCTCGAAGGTGGTGGAATGGTTGGACACGGTAATTATGCTGTTAAAGCAGAACTACCGCCAGGTTACCTTCCTGCACGTGTATCACCACACGACGGTTTTTGTGCTGTGGTGGTTGGCGTCGCTGGTCGCTCCTGGCGGCGAGTCGTACTACAGCGCCATGGTGAACTCTGGCGTCCACGTTTTCATGTACGGGTACTACTTTTTCACGCTGCTCTTCCCATCGGGCATCGTGCGCGACGTCTTGAGCAAGTTCAAGTTTGTCATTACGAAGGGCCAGATGTGGCAGTTCGTCTTCAACTGCCTACAGTCCACGTACGACCTCGTGTGGGTGCCGCGGGAAGAGCTCAAGTAcagtgcggtgctgctgcagatccTCTTCTGGTACATGATCTCCCTCCTGGCGCTCTTTGGCAACTTCTTGGTGAAGAACAAGAACTtctcgcaccgccgccgcgttgaTGCCGCGACTGGTTCGGGCGCGAAGGAGGACACGGCGGGGAGGTCCTACGGCGACCGCACTCACGGAACCCGTGTGAAGGTTGGGATTACCAACATGCAACTGGAGACGCTAAAGAATGAGAAGGTCGCGGAGCTGAAGCGGCTGATGCACAAGAATGGCAACGGCAACGGACAAAAAGCCTCGCTCGAGGCCACGGCAGGCAGCCGATGA
- a CDS encoding putative proteasome regulatory non-ATP-ase subunit, with amino-acid sequence MSALGDLSITVRKIAEDVKSLKAAYEAKNDDQCNKLLADIKRRIIVFPTFLNPGASSNTRSEELSLARDYLELGVLASAHQKDLASFEVYFNQLQLYYSDIGSDELPESPQYLMLLGLNLIRLLVCSRIAEFHSEMEKIPFATHGSNLYIRFAVGLERYLMEGSYNKLLTSRKKVPSNEYLPVVEMLEQTVRDEVANCIPESYRQLSIPAAQRILMVDTEAKVREIGAEREWALSADGTHFVFTREDDTLQKEIPFKEMIEQHINFVADLQNIV; translated from the coding sequence ATGTCTGCCCTCGGTGACTTGTCTATCACCGTGCGGAAGATTGCCGAGGATGTGAAGAGCTTGAAGGCCGCCTACGAAGCCAAAAACGATGACCAGTGCAACAAGCTTCTGGCGGACATCAAGCGTCGCATCATCGTGTTCCCCACCTTCCTGAACCCTGGtgccagcagcaacacccgGAGCGAGGAGCTTTCACTTGCGCGCGACTACCTTGAGCTCGGCGTCCTGGCCTCGGCGCACCAAAAGGACCTTGCTTCCTTCGAGGTGTACTTTaaccagctgcagctgtaCTACAGCGACATCGGCTCCGATGAGCTGCCAGAGTCGCCACAGTACCTCATGCTGCTCGGGCTGAACCTCATCCGACTCCTTGTGTGCAGCCGCATTGCTGAGTTTCATTCCGAGATGGAAAAAATCCCGTTTGCCACGCATGGCTCGAACCTGTACATCCGCTTCGCCGTCGGGCTCGAGCGGTACCTGATGGAAGGCAGTTACAACAAGCTCCTCACCTCACGGAAGAAGGTGCCGTCGAATGAGTACCTGCCTGTCGTGGAGATGCTGGAGCAGACGGTGCGCGACGAGGTCGCCAACTGCATTCCTGAGTCGTACAGGCAGCTGTCCATCCCGGCCGCGCAGCGGATTCTAATGGTGGAcacggaggcgaaggtgcgCGAGATCGGCGCGGAGCGGGAGTGGGCGCTGTCCGCGGACGGCACGCACTTTGTTTTCACCCGCGAGGACGACACGCTGCAAAAGGAAATCCCTTTCAAGGAGATGATTGAGCAGCACATCAACTTTGTCGCCGACCTGCAGAACATCGTGTGA
- a CDS encoding putative ADP-ribosylation factor GTPase activating protein 1, protein MAGRNYVSPEDERAFVAILAKDPECNQCFECGAPSPQWCDVMHGTFICLNCSGQHRGLGVHLSFVRSSTMDGWVKWKPEKLRQMELGGNRRARLYFEAHKVPKTPLKARYESLPALRYADMLESEALGKPFNEASWQPPAWYTRLKAAASLAGPSPTSSYPQTDPNRFAGVGSNGQPHVMSGSSRGDSEWYSALYSGWSAVSQKTAELAQHATKAVQSADVEGMRSSLAQKWAGVSATVSTYAADLQQRIAEGGGRDKDDGLDRMLQNARQAQTESGVDNRAAGQTRYGHIEGSSGDGQGSRVAVQAKPVGPASPESSPVCQGRVLWQSVSASSPAESVTASVSSGWGSPTRASPSTALPQTQPTSSRPVNPLGGGGAGGGVSASPPAPQSTKDEWAWDNEYF, encoded by the coding sequence ATGGCTGGCCGCAACTACGTCAGCCCCGAGGATGAGCGGGCATTTGTTGCCATCCTCGCCAAGGACCCTGAGTGCAACCAGTGCTTCGAGTgcggcgccccctccccgcagTGGTGCGATGTCATGCACGGCACCTTCATTTGCCTAAACTGCAGcgggcagcaccgcggccTCGGTGTGCATCTCTCGTTTGTCCGCAGCTCCACTATGGACGGCTGGGTAAAGTGGAAGCCGGAAAAGCTGCGTCAGATGGAGCTGGGCGGCAAccgccgcgcgcggctgTACTTTGAGGCGCACAAAGTCCCCAAGACCCCCTTGAAAGCCCGCTACGAGTCTCTCCCAGCTCTCCGCTACGCAGACATGCTCGAGTCCGAGGCGCTTGGCAAGCCCTTCAACGAGGCGTCCTGGCAGCCGCCAGCTTGGTACACGCGGCTGAAAGCCGCGGCGAGCCTCGCAGGGCCGTCCCCAACGTCATCGTACCCGCAGACGGACCCGAACCGCTTCGCCGGTGTTGGCTCGAACGGGCAGCCGCACGTGATGTcaggcagcagccgcggcgacagTGAGTGGTACTCTGCGCTCTACAGCGGATGGAGCGCCGTGTCGCAGAAGACAGCCGAACTAGCGCAGCACGCCACAAAAGCAGTTCAGAGCGCCGACGTGGAGgggatgcgcagcagcttggCGCAGAAGTGGGCGGGCGTGTCAGCCACAGTGTCTACCTACGCCGCggacctgcagcagcgaatagcggaaggcggcggccgcgacaAAGACGACGGCCTTGACCGCATGCTCCAAAACGCGCGTCAGGCGCAGACGGAGAGCGGCGTAGACAACCGTGCCGCTGGCCAGACTCGGTACGGCCACATtgaaggcagcagcggtgacggGCAAGGCTCTCGCGTCGCGGTGCAAGCGAAGCCGGTCGGTCCCGCGTCACCAGAGTCATCGCCAGTGTGCCAAGGGCGAGTGCTGTGGCAGAGCGTGTCCGCGAGCTCGCCAGCGGAGAGCGTGACCGCCTCTGTCTCATCTGGTTGGGGCTCACCCACTCGAGCCAGCCCCAGTACCGCACTTCCGCAAACACAACCGACATCGAGCCGCCCCGTGAACCCGCtcggtggaggtggtgctggtggtggtgtgagTGCTTCCCCTCCTGCACCGCAGTCGACGAAGGACGAATGGGCCTGGGATAACGAGTACTTCTAA